In Aliiglaciecola sp. LCG003, a genomic segment contains:
- the asd gene encoding archaetidylserine decarboxylase (Phosphatidylserine decarboxylase is synthesized as a single chain precursor. Generation of the pyruvoyl active site from a Ser is coupled to cleavage of a Gly-Ser bond between the larger (beta) and smaller (alpha chains). It is an integral membrane protein.) gives MAQGKTIAALSAQERLNFLLTNRIPRRWLTLFMGWYSQIQSPLLTKISIKIWSLFAEDLRLEDAKKQHFISLQDCFTRQLKEGLRPINPHVDIITSPCDAIIGECGSVAAGNVFQAKGFPYDISDLIPNFHISHQYRDGIFVTLRLKSSMYHRFHAPVACRVNKLSYISGDTWNVNPVALKKIEKLFCKNERAVIELQMEKSCGSITLVPVAAILVASMKFNFLPHTFDLKYKGPNQVNCDASFSKGDEMGYFQHGSTIILFATSNHTLCDGIQSGAPIQMGQALLTRKPLVNGPFKP, from the coding sequence ATGGCACAGGGAAAAACAATAGCGGCGTTAAGCGCCCAAGAAAGGCTGAATTTTTTGTTAACTAACCGGATTCCTCGGCGCTGGTTGACCTTATTTATGGGTTGGTACAGCCAAATACAGAGTCCGCTGTTAACCAAAATTTCGATTAAGATATGGTCATTATTTGCTGAAGACCTCCGCTTAGAAGATGCTAAAAAACAGCATTTCATTAGCTTGCAGGATTGCTTTACCCGTCAATTAAAAGAAGGACTACGCCCAATCAATCCACATGTTGATATCATCACTAGTCCTTGTGATGCCATTATTGGGGAATGTGGCAGCGTTGCAGCGGGAAATGTATTTCAGGCTAAAGGCTTTCCTTATGACATCAGTGATCTTATTCCCAACTTCCACATCAGTCACCAATACCGCGATGGCATCTTCGTAACCTTACGTTTGAAGTCCAGTATGTATCATCGCTTTCATGCCCCTGTTGCTTGCCGGGTGAACAAGCTGTCGTACATTTCAGGTGACACTTGGAATGTTAATCCTGTTGCGCTAAAAAAAATCGAAAAGCTTTTTTGTAAAAATGAACGGGCGGTTATTGAACTGCAAATGGAAAAATCTTGCGGCAGCATCACCCTGGTACCGGTGGCTGCTATTCTGGTTGCCAGCATGAAGTTTAATTTTTTGCCGCATACATTTGATCTGAAATACAAAGGGCCAAATCAGGTGAATTGTGATGCAAGTTTCAGCAAAGGAGATGAGATGGGTTACTTCCAGCACGGCTCTACAATCATTTTATTCGCGACCTCAAATCACACCCTATGCGACGGGATTCAAAGCGGAGCACCGATCCAAATGGGCCAAGCGCTATTGACTCGTAAGCCGCTAGTTAATGGGCCTTTCAAGCCGTAA
- a CDS encoding TolC family protein, with protein MLFHRINIGLLLVLFSSFSLAQASILTFQNAIEQAIANDPWQQGNLSQQMAYMSRSRAVDTLPDPVMNMALLNLPSNGFAFDQEAMTQMKVGIAQRFPRGQSRQIEALQFEQLAGQFPYLSQQRQATIRVTVAQLWLDGFNAQRSIALLNQERHLFEQLAQTVESQYASAQGRTRQDDVVRAKLEISRLDDRLMGLQHSRDKALANLSEWLADSADHYAGLDVSFGQKPKLQLDPALQKTTGNKPALLSRQQRAEFLAAHPAVLVIEQKIKASRTSIDLAEQKFEPQWGVNASYALRQDDPMGNSRADFFSVGLSVELPLFGHTAQDEGVKVAKYNAENLHTEKRLLLRQMLSQWESLVAQQHRLKQRLDGFNQSILPQLHEHAEALLTAYTSDDGSFSEVMRARIAELNGRMQALEVENQLLKTLVHIQYFYTKAKHDAVVQGALK; from the coding sequence ATGTTATTTCACCGAATAAATATTGGCCTTTTGTTGGTTCTGTTTAGTTCATTTAGCCTTGCACAAGCCAGCATACTCACCTTCCAAAATGCGATTGAGCAGGCAATTGCCAATGATCCATGGCAACAAGGAAATCTGTCGCAACAAATGGCATATATGTCTCGCAGTCGAGCTGTGGACACCTTGCCAGACCCAGTTATGAACATGGCATTATTGAATTTACCCAGCAACGGATTTGCCTTTGATCAAGAAGCCATGACGCAAATGAAAGTAGGGATTGCTCAGCGCTTTCCTCGTGGCCAAAGCCGCCAAATCGAAGCCCTGCAATTTGAGCAACTTGCTGGGCAGTTTCCATATTTAAGTCAACAGAGGCAAGCGACAATTCGAGTGACAGTTGCGCAACTATGGCTGGATGGCTTCAATGCACAGCGCAGTATCGCGCTATTAAATCAGGAGCGTCACCTGTTTGAACAGTTGGCGCAAACTGTCGAGTCTCAATATGCCTCCGCTCAGGGACGCACCCGCCAAGATGATGTAGTGCGTGCCAAATTAGAAATATCCCGATTGGATGATCGTCTAATGGGACTGCAACATAGCCGAGATAAAGCTTTAGCTAACTTGTCTGAGTGGCTTGCCGATAGCGCTGATCACTATGCTGGTTTGGATGTAAGCTTTGGGCAAAAGCCGAAATTGCAGCTAGACCCAGCGCTGCAAAAAACCACCGGGAATAAACCAGCTTTACTAAGCAGGCAGCAGCGTGCCGAATTTCTTGCCGCTCACCCAGCTGTATTAGTGATAGAGCAAAAAATAAAGGCGAGTCGCACATCGATTGATTTAGCTGAGCAAAAGTTCGAGCCCCAGTGGGGGGTCAATGCCAGCTATGCATTACGCCAAGATGATCCTATGGGTAATAGTAGAGCAGATTTTTTCTCGGTTGGGTTAAGTGTCGAACTTCCCTTGTTTGGACACACGGCTCAAGATGAAGGGGTTAAGGTAGCCAAATACAATGCTGAAAACTTGCACACTGAAAAGCGTTTATTACTGCGTCAAATGTTATCCCAGTGGGAAAGTTTGGTGGCTCAACAACACCGACTAAAGCAACGTCTGGATGGATTTAATCAGTCTATTCTGCCCCAATTACATGAGCATGCTGAAGCACTATTAACCGCTTATACCAGTGATGATGGTTCTTTTTCCGAGGTTATGCGTGCCAGAATTGCCGAGTTAAATGGTCGTATGCAGGCCCTTGAGGTCGAAAATCAGCTACTCAAAACCTTAGTGCATATTCAATACTTCTACACCAAAGCTAAGCATGATGCTGTTGTACAAGGAGCTTTAAAATGA
- a CDS encoding Mpo1-like protein, with translation MTFFQELQKQRWDDHRYYHHNRINQFLHLLSASCFLASYVLVFYYPAAAALVGWLLAMVLRQTGHFFFEPKSYDEVNKATHEFKESVKVGYNLQRKVVLLSIWAIAPVVLYFQPDLFGLFEGASDFVGFINNMAILWLFIGLGAVIFRTVHLFKLMGIQSGLVWFCKILTDPFHDIKIYHKSPYYIVKGEMYDNMDDWYQDVSFENKA, from the coding sequence ATGACATTCTTCCAAGAACTCCAGAAACAACGTTGGGATGACCATCGTTACTACCACCATAATCGTATCAATCAATTTTTGCATCTGCTGAGTGCTAGCTGCTTTTTGGCCAGTTATGTATTGGTGTTTTACTACCCTGCTGCCGCAGCGTTGGTGGGTTGGTTGCTGGCTATGGTATTACGCCAAACAGGACATTTTTTCTTTGAGCCTAAGTCTTATGATGAAGTAAATAAGGCGACGCATGAATTCAAAGAAAGTGTCAAAGTAGGTTACAACTTGCAACGTAAAGTCGTGTTGTTATCTATCTGGGCCATTGCGCCAGTGGTGCTCTATTTTCAACCTGACTTATTCGGTTTGTTTGAAGGTGCCAGCGATTTTGTAGGATTCATCAATAATATGGCCATTCTATGGTTGTTTATTGGTTTAGGCGCCGTGATATTTAGAACAGTCCATTTGTTTAAACTTATGGGTATTCAATCTGGTTTAGTCTGGTTCTGCAAAATATTAACTGATCCCTTCCACGACATTAAAATCTATCACAAATCTCCGTATTACATCGTCAAAGGTGAAATGTACGACAATATGGATGATTGGTATCAAGACGTGTCGTTTGAGAACAAAGCATAA
- a CDS encoding CusA/CzcA family heavy metal efflux RND transporter, with product MIAKIIYWSVGNRFLVLFSSLFLVALGIFSIRNTPVDAIPDLSDVQVIVKTSYAGQSPQVVQDQVTFPITTAMLSVPGAKTVRGFSFFGDSYVYIIFEDNTDLYWARSRVLEYLSQVGPRLPSAAKPQLGPDATGVGWVYLYALVDRTGQHDISQLRSIQDWFLKFELQTVPGIAEIASLGGMVKQYQVTVDPNKLRAYDIPLSHVQTAIRRGNQEVGASVVEMAEAEYMVTSSGYLRSLADLAAIPLGVNSKGNTLKLSDVADIRFGPQLRRGIAELNGEGEVVGGIAVMRSGENAQQTIEGIKAKLASLQASLPAGVEVVTVYDRSELIDNAVQNLWSKLFEELVIVALVCALFLFHLRSAVVALVSLPIGILISFIIMHWQGINANIMSLGGIAIAIGAMTDGAIVMIENLHKHMEKTPLTDDNRWQIVGKAAAEVGPALFFSLMIITVSFMPVFILEAQEGRMFAPLAYTKTYAMAASAGLAITLIPVLMGYFIRGKIISEQKNPLNRLLIAAYRPLLNKVLHFPKLTLLLALVVGAIGFYPLPKLGTEFIPPLDEGDLMYMPTTYAGLSVGKARQLLQQTDKLIASIPEVETVFGKIGRADTATDPAPLTMIETFIHFKPRDQWREGMTSEKLRQELDKAVNFPGLTNAWVMPIKTRIDMLATGIKTPVGIKVAGTDLKVIQRIGQDIETILSDMQGTASVYSERSAAGRYIKVDIDRQKASRYGLNIDDVQQIVASAVGGMNITETVEGLERYPVNLRYPQSYRDSPESLQVLPIVTPSGQQIALADVANIYIEEGPAGIKSENARVNGWTYIDIEDIDIGNYIDKANSLLNQQLALPAGYSLKWAGQYEYMQRAKAKLSYVIPLTLAIILLLLYLNFRSLAEVAIIMGTLPLAMIGGIWLLYLQGFNLSVAVGVGFIALAGVAVEIGVIMLVYLNQAYQQLIDEHRTHNTRPSIDELRHAVMQGAGLRVRPVIMTVATVMIGLLPVLYGSGTGSEVMSRIAAPMVGGMASALILSLIVVPVVYLLWRKAQLRGLFNY from the coding sequence ATGATTGCCAAAATAATATATTGGTCGGTGGGGAATCGCTTTTTGGTGCTGTTCTCTAGCTTGTTCTTAGTCGCGCTGGGAATATTTTCAATCCGTAACACGCCGGTTGATGCTATTCCTGATTTGTCCGATGTGCAGGTGATAGTTAAAACTAGTTATGCGGGTCAGTCGCCTCAGGTCGTTCAGGATCAAGTCACCTTCCCAATAACCACCGCTATGCTATCGGTGCCTGGGGCTAAAACAGTCAGGGGCTTTTCCTTTTTTGGAGATTCCTATGTCTACATTATTTTTGAAGACAATACGGATCTATATTGGGCCCGCAGTCGAGTGCTCGAATATTTGTCACAAGTCGGTCCGCGCCTGCCCAGTGCCGCTAAACCTCAGCTGGGGCCGGATGCAACTGGTGTGGGTTGGGTTTACCTTTATGCCTTAGTGGATCGCACCGGTCAACATGACATCAGCCAATTACGCTCTATTCAAGACTGGTTCTTAAAATTCGAATTACAAACCGTGCCCGGAATCGCTGAGATTGCTTCATTAGGCGGTATGGTGAAACAGTATCAGGTGACGGTGGATCCTAATAAGTTGCGGGCCTATGACATTCCCTTGAGCCATGTGCAAACTGCTATTCGCCGAGGCAATCAGGAGGTGGGAGCCTCTGTGGTTGAGATGGCAGAAGCGGAATATATGGTCACCAGTAGCGGCTATTTACGCAGTTTAGCTGACTTAGCTGCGATACCACTGGGTGTGAATAGTAAGGGAAATACCCTTAAATTAAGTGATGTAGCAGATATTCGATTCGGTCCCCAATTACGCCGTGGTATCGCTGAATTGAACGGCGAAGGCGAGGTTGTGGGCGGTATTGCGGTAATGCGATCTGGCGAAAATGCCCAGCAGACTATTGAAGGAATTAAAGCCAAGTTAGCAAGCTTGCAGGCGAGCTTACCTGCAGGCGTGGAGGTAGTGACGGTTTATGATCGCTCTGAGTTGATCGATAATGCGGTGCAAAACTTATGGTCAAAGTTGTTCGAAGAGCTTGTCATAGTGGCCCTTGTTTGCGCCTTGTTTTTGTTTCATTTGCGCTCAGCGGTGGTTGCATTAGTCAGTTTGCCTATCGGTATTCTTATCTCGTTTATTATCATGCATTGGCAAGGGATTAACGCGAATATTATGTCCTTAGGCGGCATAGCCATTGCTATTGGTGCCATGACCGATGGGGCCATCGTAATGATTGAAAACCTGCATAAGCATATGGAGAAAACCCCGCTAACCGATGATAATCGCTGGCAAATTGTTGGCAAAGCCGCAGCAGAGGTGGGACCGGCGTTATTTTTTAGTTTAATGATTATTACTGTCAGCTTTATGCCTGTCTTTATTTTAGAGGCACAAGAAGGGCGTATGTTTGCCCCTTTGGCCTATACAAAAACCTACGCGATGGCGGCGTCAGCGGGGTTGGCCATTACGCTTATTCCGGTATTAATGGGCTATTTCATCCGTGGCAAGATTATCAGCGAGCAGAAAAACCCGCTTAATCGCCTACTCATTGCCGCGTACCGACCATTACTAAATAAGGTCTTACACTTTCCAAAATTGACCTTATTGCTAGCATTGGTGGTAGGTGCGATTGGGTTCTATCCGTTACCCAAGCTGGGAACCGAGTTTATTCCTCCTCTTGACGAGGGAGACTTGATGTATATGCCTACCACTTATGCCGGTCTATCTGTTGGTAAGGCAAGGCAGTTGCTACAGCAAACTGATAAGTTGATTGCCAGCATTCCCGAGGTTGAGACGGTTTTTGGCAAGATAGGGCGAGCAGATACCGCCACCGATCCTGCGCCTTTAACCATGATTGAAACCTTCATTCATTTCAAACCACGGGATCAGTGGCGTGAAGGCATGACCAGCGAAAAATTGCGCCAAGAGCTTGATAAAGCCGTGAATTTCCCCGGCCTCACGAACGCCTGGGTCATGCCGATTAAAACCCGTATAGATATGCTGGCCACGGGCATTAAAACGCCGGTAGGTATTAAGGTGGCAGGTACAGATTTGAAGGTCATTCAGCGTATCGGCCAAGATATCGAGACCATTTTGTCGGACATGCAAGGCACAGCATCCGTTTATTCGGAACGCTCTGCCGCAGGTCGCTATATCAAAGTTGATATCGACCGACAAAAAGCTTCTCGCTACGGCTTGAATATTGATGATGTACAGCAAATTGTCGCCAGTGCAGTGGGCGGCATGAATATTACCGAAACCGTTGAAGGTCTTGAGCGTTATCCGGTCAACCTGCGTTACCCTCAATCCTATCGAGACTCACCAGAATCATTGCAGGTCTTACCGATAGTGACGCCAAGCGGTCAACAAATAGCCCTTGCCGATGTTGCCAATATCTATATTGAGGAGGGGCCGGCAGGGATAAAAAGTGAAAATGCGCGGGTCAACGGTTGGACTTATATTGATATAGAAGATATTGATATAGGCAATTATATCGACAAAGCCAATAGTCTATTGAATCAGCAACTAGCGCTACCGGCGGGCTATAGCCTGAAATGGGCTGGGCAATATGAATATATGCAACGGGCAAAAGCCAAGCTTAGCTACGTGATACCGCTAACCTTAGCGATTATTTTACTGCTGCTGTATCTCAATTTCCGCAGCTTAGCTGAGGTTGCTATTATTATGGGCACCTTGCCATTAGCTATGATTGGCGGCATCTGGTTGTTGTACCTGCAAGGTTTTAACTTGTCTGTAGCGGTCGGGGTCGGCTTCATCGCCTTAGCAGGGGTGGCAGTTGAGATAGGTGTGATCATGTTGGTCTATCTCAATCAAGCCTACCAGCAATTAATAGATGAACACCGCACGCACAATACTCGTCCGTCGATTGATGAGCTACGCCATGCCGTTATGCAAGGAGCTGGTTTACGGGTTCGCCCTGTGATCATGACAGTTGCGACTGTCATGATAGGGCTATTACCGGTTTTATACGGCTCAGGTACTGGCTCAGAGGTCATGAGCCGAATTGCCGCCCCTATGGTTGGGGGTATGGCCAGTGCATTGATTTTATCCTTAATCGTGGTGCCGGTTGTGTATTTACTGTGGCGCAAGGCGCAGCTTAGAGGTTTGTTTAACTATTAA
- a CDS encoding efflux RND transporter periplasmic adaptor subunit, producing MNLSAKQNNKKIAIWTLVGVLLSSVATGLFLRHETATSEPNSTDKDTAKQPLYWVAPMDPNYRRDQPGQSPMGMDLVPVYQTEAQTDSPGTVTIAPNVVNNLGVRTVTVASQVMETPISTVGYIQYNQDNMVHIHARVEGWIDKLHVKAAGITVVKDQPLYDLYSPQLVNAQEEYLLAVNRKNSGLTNAALARLVALQMPRQAIEQLKSTRQVMQSVTFRAPQGGVIDNLNVSQGFYVKPDKTLMSIGALDDVWVEAEVFERLAGQVRLGLPVTMQLDYLPGQQWQGQVDFIYPALSEQTRTLRVRLRFDNSQRLFKPNMFAQIKIQASSEQAVLLVPMQAVIRLGEQNRVVLALGNGRYKSVEVGLGLVSGGLAQITSGIQEGDEVVLSAQFLIDSESSISSDFSRMTAYGEPAPEMDMAMEDVQSASVNGVINNIDPANKILNISRSAIEKWGRGPATLDFTVLDGIDLSKLTAGDEIFFTFEIHNGDFVITELKVM from the coding sequence ATGAATTTATCTGCAAAGCAAAACAATAAAAAAATAGCAATTTGGACACTGGTTGGCGTGCTGTTAAGCAGTGTTGCGACTGGCCTGTTTTTGCGCCACGAAACCGCTACGAGCGAACCCAACAGCACAGACAAAGATACGGCCAAACAACCCTTATATTGGGTCGCCCCCATGGATCCTAACTATCGACGAGATCAACCTGGTCAGTCGCCTATGGGCATGGATTTGGTCCCCGTATATCAAACTGAAGCACAAACAGACTCACCGGGTACCGTAACCATTGCACCGAACGTGGTCAATAATTTAGGGGTGAGAACAGTTACAGTCGCCTCACAGGTAATGGAAACGCCTATCTCTACGGTAGGTTACATACAGTATAACCAAGATAATATGGTGCATATCCATGCCAGAGTTGAAGGCTGGATAGACAAGTTACATGTGAAAGCGGCCGGCATTACTGTGGTGAAGGATCAGCCTTTATACGATTTGTATTCGCCCCAATTAGTAAATGCGCAAGAAGAATATTTACTCGCGGTAAATCGTAAAAATAGCGGTTTAACCAACGCTGCGTTGGCCCGCCTAGTCGCCTTACAAATGCCCCGTCAGGCGATTGAACAACTAAAGTCTACTCGGCAAGTGATGCAGTCTGTTACTTTTCGAGCCCCACAAGGGGGGGTCATCGACAACCTTAATGTCAGCCAAGGTTTTTATGTCAAACCGGACAAAACTCTGATGTCGATTGGTGCATTAGATGATGTGTGGGTGGAAGCTGAAGTCTTTGAGCGTCTTGCTGGGCAGGTTCGGTTAGGTTTGCCTGTTACTATGCAGTTGGACTACCTGCCGGGTCAGCAGTGGCAAGGTCAGGTAGATTTCATCTATCCTGCGTTAAGTGAACAGACACGCACCTTGAGAGTGCGGTTACGCTTCGATAATAGCCAGCGTTTATTTAAGCCCAATATGTTTGCACAGATTAAAATACAGGCTTCATCTGAACAAGCCGTTTTGTTGGTGCCGATGCAGGCAGTGATCCGCTTAGGCGAGCAAAATCGTGTGGTATTGGCCTTGGGTAATGGCCGATACAAATCTGTCGAAGTTGGATTAGGTCTGGTGTCTGGTGGGCTGGCACAAATCACATCTGGAATACAAGAGGGTGATGAAGTGGTGCTATCCGCCCAGTTTTTGATTGATTCAGAGAGCAGTATAAGTTCAGATTTTTCTAGAATGACAGCCTATGGCGAACCAGCACCAGAGATGGACATGGCGATGGAAGACGTTCAGTCAGCATCTGTTAATGGGGTGATTAATAATATTGATCCAGCCAATAAAATCCTCAATATTAGTCGCAGTGCGATAGAAAAGTGGGGACGTGGACCCGCAACCTTAGACTTTACTGTGTTAGACGGCATCGATTTAAGCAAACTTACTGCTGGTGATGAGATTTTCTTCACCTTCGAGATCCACAATGGTGACTTTGTCATCACTGAATTGAAGGTGATGTAA
- a CDS encoding glycosyltransferase has protein sequence MLQRNKYEAVGAFRRSLEDEFNQYVEQQQARFDPADCLNIDFHCHDHNSDIPDELWGRILRLPETWLKTKKLVKVLQQNGSNVYTVTNHNNARSCWDLIDQGIDVLVAAEFTCFFPEYDLFIHILAYGFSKQQEVELNQKRQNIYDFLRYSAKHDIPVIMPHPLYFYTRNDNIDLSLFEKLAVMFSRFEVLNGQRDLWQSVLTLNWVDSLTAEKILSYARKHDLEPADFGVDPHQPKILTGGSDDHTGLFAGQCGTRIYIPNLAQRLKTTKASELVLEGLRNGNVAPYGQIGENQKLNIALLDYFAQVATKIKDPGLFRILLHRGSAWDKIGCFAVSNLMLEMQKHKKTMKFFGFVHDALQGKKPNKLITWQISKDYKFCVQHLVHIADSKKASPQEFVDTVNHSINELFNHLNKLIVKRIKCALDKSQGVRLDSFSTEEITRKFEIPSQLTALFFGDGKRQENISNVSIEKLLDNLSFPILISLVLAGSTLASTRVLYQNRSFLNDFASHLGKNQHTKRALYLTDTLSDKNGVSNSLSGKLKEIQKFDLPIDFLICHSDAESEEHLHVVRPITTFEVQRYGEQEIRIPDLMEIARIFYEGGYDRIICSTEGPMALVSLFIQQMFNVPSYFFMHTDWIDFIQHTTDLNQYERDRVRRLMRALYNRYDGVFVLNTEHRDWLMGYEMQLGKEKVLLTAHHTQPRDMTVKRLNKSDIVKGACQNTPILFIACRLSKEKGILDLPRIVAKAKRSIPDLEIVVAGSGPAEKVLKDHLPEATYVGWQSKKQLAALYLSLDLFVFPSRFDTFGNVILEAFVHGMPTVAFNCKGPKDIIQHNVNGYLVDDIEAMSTKIIEFFEQPKTAESMGHRAMQRAAEYKAEPIMRQFMTDMGLDIPHHYGLQKTVA, from the coding sequence ATGTTGCAACGGAATAAGTACGAAGCTGTGGGTGCATTTAGACGTTCACTCGAGGATGAGTTCAACCAGTATGTAGAGCAACAACAAGCACGATTTGACCCTGCGGATTGTTTGAATATTGACTTTCATTGTCATGACCACAACAGTGATATTCCAGACGAACTCTGGGGACGTATATTACGCCTGCCCGAAACATGGTTAAAAACCAAAAAGCTGGTGAAAGTTTTACAACAAAATGGTAGCAACGTCTATACCGTTACTAATCACAATAATGCTCGTTCGTGTTGGGATCTAATTGACCAAGGTATAGATGTATTGGTAGCGGCTGAGTTCACCTGTTTCTTTCCCGAATATGATTTGTTTATCCACATCTTGGCCTATGGTTTTAGCAAACAACAGGAAGTCGAACTGAATCAAAAACGGCAAAATATTTATGATTTTCTGCGCTACAGCGCGAAACATGACATACCAGTTATCATGCCTCATCCGCTGTATTTTTATACACGTAATGACAATATCGACTTGTCTTTGTTTGAGAAGTTGGCAGTGATGTTTTCACGCTTTGAGGTGTTAAATGGTCAGCGGGATTTGTGGCAAAGTGTTTTGACGTTAAATTGGGTGGATAGTTTAACCGCAGAAAAAATATTATCTTATGCCCGTAAACATGATTTAGAGCCAGCTGATTTTGGGGTAGACCCCCATCAACCGAAGATTTTGACAGGGGGTTCTGATGACCATACTGGTCTATTCGCTGGTCAATGTGGTACAAGAATATATATTCCTAATCTTGCCCAGCGGCTTAAAACCACCAAGGCATCGGAATTAGTACTAGAGGGTCTACGTAACGGCAATGTGGCACCCTACGGTCAAATTGGTGAGAACCAAAAGTTAAATATTGCATTATTAGACTACTTTGCTCAGGTCGCTACGAAGATAAAAGATCCCGGTTTATTCAGGATCTTGCTACATCGTGGTTCCGCTTGGGACAAGATTGGGTGTTTCGCTGTAAGCAACTTGATGCTGGAGATGCAAAAGCACAAGAAAACGATGAAGTTTTTTGGCTTTGTGCATGATGCATTGCAGGGAAAAAAGCCAAATAAACTAATAACTTGGCAGATCTCAAAAGATTACAAATTTTGTGTTCAACATCTTGTTCATATTGCGGATAGTAAAAAAGCTTCACCGCAAGAATTTGTTGATACAGTGAATCATTCAATTAATGAATTGTTTAATCACCTGAATAAGTTGATTGTAAAACGGATCAAATGTGCATTGGATAAAAGTCAGGGTGTACGACTTGATAGCTTTTCTACCGAAGAAATCACTCGCAAGTTTGAAATTCCTAGTCAGTTAACCGCACTATTTTTTGGCGATGGTAAACGCCAAGAAAATATCAGTAATGTGAGCATTGAGAAGTTATTGGATAATTTGTCATTCCCGATTTTAATTAGTCTTGTTTTGGCGGGCTCAACCTTGGCTTCTACCCGAGTGTTGTATCAAAACCGTTCATTCTTGAACGATTTTGCTTCCCATTTAGGTAAAAACCAGCATACCAAACGTGCGTTATATTTAACCGATACCCTAAGCGATAAAAACGGCGTATCCAATTCGCTATCGGGCAAGCTTAAAGAGATTCAAAAGTTTGATTTGCCGATAGATTTTTTAATTTGTCATAGCGATGCAGAATCGGAAGAGCATTTACATGTGGTACGCCCCATTACCACCTTTGAAGTTCAGCGATATGGGGAGCAAGAAATTCGCATCCCTGATCTGATGGAAATCGCCCGTATTTTCTATGAAGGAGGGTACGACAGAATTATTTGCTCAACTGAGGGACCAATGGCATTGGTTTCTTTGTTTATTCAGCAAATGTTTAACGTACCTAGTTATTTCTTTATGCATACGGACTGGATTGATTTTATCCAGCACACAACTGATCTGAATCAATACGAGCGTGACCGGGTGCGTCGCTTGATGCGTGCACTGTATAACCGTTATGACGGCGTATTTGTGCTTAACACCGAACACCGTGACTGGTTAATGGGCTATGAGATGCAACTTGGGAAAGAAAAAGTTCTGTTAACCGCACATCATACTCAGCCCAGAGATATGACAGTTAAACGGCTGAACAAGTCAGACATAGTGAAAGGTGCCTGCCAAAACACCCCGATTTTATTTATCGCTTGTCGCCTTAGTAAAGAAAAAGGCATTTTAGATTTGCCCCGTATAGTGGCAAAGGCTAAAAGGAGCATACCAGATTTGGAGATTGTAGTGGCAGGCTCTGGCCCTGCGGAAAAAGTCCTTAAAGATCATTTGCCAGAAGCAACTTATGTGGGCTGGCAGAGTAAGAAACAGTTGGCGGCGCTTTATTTGAGTTTAGATTTATTTGTCTTCCCATCTCGTTTTGACACCTTTGGCAATGTGATCCTTGAAGCTTTTGTGCACGGTATGCCAACGGTTGCATTCAACTGTAAAGGTCCCAAAGATATTATTCAACATAACGTAAATGGGTACTTGGTGGATGATATTGAAGCCATGAGTACAAAAATTATCGAATTTTTTGAACAGCCCAAAACGGCTGAGTCAATGGGACATAGGGCGATGCAGCGAGCGGCTGAATATAAGGCAGAACCCATAATGCGGCAATTTATGACGGATATGGGGCTGGATATCCCGCATCATTACGGACTGCAGAAAACGGTCGCATAA